A window of Acinonyx jubatus isolate Ajub_Pintada_27869175 chromosome E4, VMU_Ajub_asm_v1.0, whole genome shotgun sequence contains these coding sequences:
- the CD34 gene encoding hematopoietic progenitor cell antigen CD34 isoform X2: MLVGRGARAGRGMPRGWTALCLLSLLPSGFTNTQTRTTVTTESATSHTSSTVSANVSSQEATTLSPLGSTMPYPVSQDRNGTATAISETTVNFTSTSEITPVPGTGNSSVQPQTSLTVTVFSTTTNFSASDMTLKPSMLPGNVSDPPYNSTISVTSSTEPYASFSPTPSTIKGEIKCSRVKEVKLTQGICLELNETSSCEEFKKDNGEELTQVLCEKGQADTVAGMCSLLLAQSEAKPHCLLLLLANRTELSSKLRLLKKHQPDLKRLGIKAFSEQDVGSHQVYSRKTLIALVTSGILLAVLGTTGYFLMKRRSWTPTGERLGEDPYYTENGGGQGYSSGPGASPEAQGKASVNRGAQENGTGQATSRNGHSARQHVVADTEL; encoded by the exons CCTCTGGGTTCACAAATACACAAACCAGGACCACTGTTACCACAGAGTCAGCCACCTCACATACAAGTTCAACTGTTTCCGCAAATGTGTCCAGCCAGGAAGCCACCACACTAAGTCCTCTTGGAAGTACCATGCCATACCCTGTCTCTCAAGACCGCAATGGGACCGCAACAGCCATCTCAG AGACTACAGTCAACTTCACTTCTACCTCTGAGATCACCCCAGTGCCTGGAACGGGGAACTCTTCTGTCCAGCCACAGACCTCTTTAACTGTCACAGTGTTTTCCACCACAACCAACTTTTCAGCTTCAGACATGACTTTGAAGCCCAGCATGCTCCCCGGAAATGTTTCCGATCCCCCATATAACAGCACCATCAGTGTGACATCCTCCACTGAGCCTTATGCATCATTTTCTCCCACCCCAAGTACCATCAAG GGAGAAATCAAATGTTCCCGAGTCAAAGAAGTGAAATTGACCCAAGGTATCTGCCTAGAGCTAAATGAGACCTCCAGCTGT GAGGAATTTAAGAAGGATAATGGAGAGGAACTGACTCAAGTCCTGTGTGAGAAGGGGCAGGCTGACACTGTGGCTGGCATGTGTTCCCTGCTCCTGGCCCAGTCTGAAGCAAAGCCTCACTGCCTACTGCTGCTCTTGGCCAACAGGACAG AACTTTCCAGTAAGCTCCGTCTTCTGAAAAAGCACCAGCCTGACCTGAAAAGG CTTGGGATCAAAGCCTTCTCTGAACAAGATGTTGGGAGCCACCAAGTCTATTCCCGCAAGACCCTGATTGCCCTGGTCACCTCAGGGATCCTACTGGCTGTCTTGGGCACCACTGGCTATTTCCTGATGAAGCGCCGCAGTTGGACCCCCACAGGAGAAAGGCTG GGTGAAGACCCTTATTACACGGAGAACGGTGGAGGCCAGGGCTATAGCTCAGGCCCTGGGGCCTCCCCTGAGGCTCAGGGAAAGGCCAGTGTGAACCGAGGGGCTCAGGAGAACGGGACCGGCCAGGCCACATCCAGAAACGGCCATTCAGCAAGACAACATGTGGTGGCTGATACCGAATTGTGA